A single genomic interval of Gossypium raimondii isolate GPD5lz chromosome 11, ASM2569854v1, whole genome shotgun sequence harbors:
- the LOC105804777 gene encoding uncharacterized protein LOC105804777 has product MASKDNQVLALTEEDNDEDEDAVTDWPNGESMKECNKIILQHPSINKLPDQLNCPQLFLFFLLSKDLSLTLPDNFFKEAKSLQVLDLTRMHFSSLPSSIGLLTSLSTLCLDCCNLGDNLTIIGALKSLNVLSLAGSDIKIVPKEIGQLLKLKLLDVSGCTKLKTISADVLPSLSKLEELYMGGTSIQWGQPNASLAELNTLSHLSTLEVQIPDAKAAPEDFFQKLQKLERYKIFIGKEWERFGNSQYSRTLKLRLNKSIDDLDHGIKKLVKRTQYLELDELKGVKIALKDLIDEERLSHLQNLHIQNGLDIESITNDRNEFPGLQSLTLQGLPQLVSFCSQDKIDATSLPQRELPLFGEKISFPFLEKLQLSSLNVTRVWQNQLSNVSFYTHEKLTTLKIEGCGNIKYLLSFSMAKYLVHLKYFEVTKCNCLEEIILWEDIEEETQVAMTLSLFPQLKSLELKDLQHLRGFCFNSQNKVIEFPFMKSMTIYNCPNLEGFICRYTREGNQRISSQGDLFDNKVAFPNLEKVIISFLRKMKMIWRNPLPPNSFPKLQVLVVNGCDELLTIFPSNMLITFQRLHRLFVGNCGSLQQVFEIMHEENETALPATAQLRELHLIELPKLKYIWKSDPKGIFSFKKICAITVCDCQSLKNVFPASIAKDLPKLGYLAISHSGVEEIVSKLEEGSDSETAVNFEFDQLYDLVLWRLPELKCFYPGKHTAKWPLLSKLEVVECGKMKILGTHLNTNNGQLDSPIHPPLFLVEKVIPKLQHLTLDSDYIAMISDGQFSSSPFHEIKVFEVHGHAAKSIYFRISFLERFHTLESLIITYCEIKELFCSERDTGNEEMYAGRLSTIRNLKLVSLNTLNNYLWKQDVQVDHILPKLETLEVHDCDNLICLGSSSASFQNLTTLDVWNCEAMKYLDTCLAVQGMAQLKKLRVRDCISMKEIVATEGGEATCDIIFSRLRSLELVNLPRLKSFCSGSHTLRFPCLQELIVSGCPELEIFCKGVLSNPPLLQKVVCGKDNGHWCSDLNNTIQEIYSIKAGFQAIEYLVLSDFSRSIEIWKENVHGSLDFKNLKVLEVYECNTMIYIFNVSMALDLVQLQDIKVKQCPMMEQIIKGAEETEMDILLLPELREIRLESCSRLTSFFMGSSTLECPSLLKIAVNDCPKMYAMASTREQEDIEILGREKTPFFNHKVLCAHLKYLKLSSTKIKKLWPDKPDRAISSNVLNLQFLFVKRCHNLEYLFPSFLVKNFERLLLLSLHNCENMEEIIFTDGLAATAEDGIPQIYLFTKLYFLILDGLPKLRTFCHQENSETNTLFNQKVAFPSLCRLIIAGMGKCRKIWHDKLTKDSFHELTILAVKQCDKLSNVLPFDMVERLEKLEALEISECESVEEIIGLADDRGLNSNESIELKSTTKFLFPKIRQLILHKLPKLKGLYSKVHTTDWPLLKQLEVCECSKVETFAGEYINFRETQEENHSVIPVQQPLFWVTKETFPNLEELVLARNGNMKVWHGHGADPKQYCPKLRKFDCPET; this is encoded by the exons ATGGCTTCAAAGGACAATCAAGTGCTTGCTTTAACAGAGGAGGATAATGATGAGGATGAGGATGCTGTAACAGATTGGCCAAATGGAGAGTCAATGAAAGAGTGCAACAAGATTATTTTGCAGCATCCTAGTATCAACAAGCTTCCTGACCAGTTGAATTGTCCacagctttttcttttctttttattaagcAAGGATCTCTCCTTGACTTTACCGGATAACTTCTTCAAGGAAGCAAAAAGTCTTCAAGTCTTAGATTTGACTCGCAtgcatttttcttctttacCTTCATCAATTGGTCTCCTAACTAGCCTCAGTACATTGTGCCTAGATTGCTGCAATTTGGGAGATAACCTAACCATTATTGGAGCTCTCAAGAGCTTAAATGTGCTTAGCCTTGCTGGATCTGatatcaaaattgtacccaagGAAATTGGGCAGTTGTTGAAGCTAAAGTTGTTAGATGTAAGTGGTTGTActaaactcaaaacaatttcaGCTGACGTGTTGCCAAGTTTGTCAAAATTAGAAGAATTATATATGGGTGGCACTTCTATTCAATGGGGACAACCCAATGCTAGTCTTGCTGAACTGAACACACTCTCTCATTTGTCCACTTTAGAAGTTCAAATTCCGGACGCCAAGGCTGCCCCAGAGGACTTCTTTCAAAAGTTGCAAAAGTTGGAAAGATACAAGATTTTCATAGGAAAGGAATGGGAGCGGTTTGGCAACTCTCAATATTCAAGAACCTTAAAACTCAGGCTAAACAAAAGCATTGATGATTTGGATCATGGAATTAAGAAGTTGGTAAAGAGAACTCAATATTTAGAATTGGATGAATTGAAAGGTGTAAAGATTGCACTGAAGGATTTAATAGATGAGGAAAGGTTATCACATTTGCAGAATCTGCATATCCAAAATGGTTTGGATATTGAATCTATCACTAATGATAGAAATGAATTTCCGGGATTGCAGTCCTTGACATTGCAGGGTCTTCCTCAACTCGTTAGCTTTTGCTCTCAAGACAAAATCGATGCTACCTCATTGCCTCAACGTGAATTGCCACTTTTCGGAGAAAAG ATATCGTTCCCTTTCTTGGAGAAATTGCAGTTATCATCGCTTAATGTTACAAGGGTATGGCAGAACCAGTTGTCAAATGTATCTTTTTACACTCATGAGAAGTTAACCACATTGAAAATCGAGGGTTGTGGAAACATAAAATACCTGTTATCATTTTCTATGGCTAAATATCTAGTTCATCTCAAATATTTTGAGGTAACTAAGTGCAACTGCTTAGAGGAGATAATCCTTTGGGAGGATATAGAAGAAGAAACTCAGGTTGCCATGACTTTATCATTATTTCCTCAGTTAAAGTCCTTAGAGCTAAAGGATCTTCAGCATTTGCGTGGATTTTGCTTCAATTCTCAAAATAAAGTTATTGAATTTCCATTTATGAAGTCAATGACGATATACAACTGTCCAAACTTGGAGGGCTTCATATGTAGATATACAAGGGAAGGGAACCAACGAATCTCTAGTCAAGGTGATCTGTTTGACAATAAG GTTGCATTTCCCAATTTGGAGAAAGTGATTATTTCCTTCTTGAGAAAGATGAAGATGATATGGCGGAACCCACTTCCACCAAATTCATTTCCCAAACTACAAGTATTGGTTGTTAACGGATGTGATGAGTTGTTAACCATTTTTCCATCTAATATGCTGATAACATTTCAAAGGTTGCACCGTCTATTCGTAGGGAATTGTGGTTCCTTACAACAAGTATTTGAAATCATGCATGAAGAAAACGAAACCGCTTTGCCTGCAACCGCTCAACTAAGAGAATTGCATCTTATTGAATTACCAAAGTTGAAATATATTTGGAAAAGTGATCCCAAAggaattttttcatttaaaaaaatctgtgCAATAACTGTTTGTGACTGTCAAAGTTTGAAGAATGTATTTCCAGCCTCAATAGCCAAAGACCTACCAAAACTTGGTTATCTTGCAATATCTCATTCTGGGGTGGAGGAGATTGTTTCCAAATTAGAGGAAGGATCAGATTCAGAAACAGCAGTCAATTTCGAGTTTGATCAACTATACGACCTTGTACTTTGGAGGCTACCAGAATTGAAATGTTTCTACCCGGGTAAGCATACTGCAAAGTGGCCACTGTTAAGCAAGTTGGAAGTAGTTGAGTGTGGGAAAATGAAGATATTGGGTACACATCTGAACACTAACAATGGACAACTTGACTCCCCAATCCATCCACCACTTTTCTTGGTTGAAAAG GTCATCCCTAAGCTACAACATTTGACATTAGATAGTGATTACATTGCAATGATAAGTGATGGTCAATTTTCAAGCAGCCCTTTCcatgaaataaaagtttttgaaGTGCATGGCCACGCtgcaaaatcaatttatttccGAATTTCTTTCCTTGAGAGATTCCACACTCTTGAAAGCCTTATTATCACTTATTGTGAAATAAAAGAGCTATTCTGTTCTGAAAGAGATACCGGTAATGAGGAGATGTATGCTGGGCGTTTGTCAACAATTAGAAACTTAAAATTGGTATCTCTTAATACTCTAAACAATTATTTATGGAAGCAAGATGTACAAGTGGACCACATTCTACCCAAACTTGAGACTCTTGAAGTTCACGATTGTGATAATTTGATCTGCTTAGGATCATCCTCAGCATCATTTCAAAATCTCACCACATTGGATGTGTGGAATTGCGAAGCAATGAAATACTTGGATACATGTTTAGCAGTCCAAGGTATGGCCCAACTTAAGAAGTTGAGGGTTAGAGACTGCATTTCAATGAAGGAAATAGTTGCAACTGAGGGAGGTGAAGCAACTTGTGACATTATTTTCAGCAGGCTGAGAAGTTTGGAACTTGTGAATCTACCGCGACTTAAGAGCTTTTGTTCTGGCAGCCACACATTAAGATTCCCATGTTTACAGGAATTAATTGTAAGTGGTTGCCCTGAATTGGAGATATTTTGTAAGGGAGTTTTAAGTAATCCACCATTATTGCAAAAAGTAGTATGTGGAAAAGATAATGGACATTGGTGTAGTGACCTTAACAACACCATCCaagaaatttattcaataaag GCTGGGTTCCAAGCTATCGAGTATTTAGTCCTCTCTGATTTTTCCAGGTCAATTGAAATATGGAAGGAGAACGTTCATGGAAGTTTAGATTTCAAGAACCTTAAGGTTTTAGAAGTTTATGAGTGTAATACCATGATATACATATTTAACGTATCCATGGCTTTAGATCTTGTGCAACTACAAGACATAAAAGTGAAACAATGCCCTATGATGGAGCAGATTATCAAAGGAGCAGAGGAAACTGAAATGGATATACTCTTGTTACCCGAGCTtcgggagataagacttgagtCATGTTCAAGGTTGACAAGTTTTTTTATGGGAAGTAGTACCCTGGAATGTCCATCTTTATTAAAAATCGCAGTCAATGATTGCCCAAAGATGTATGCAATGGCATCTACAAGGGAGCAAGAGGATATAGAGATACTTGGCAGAGAAAAGACACCCTTTTTCAATCATAAG GTTTTGTGTGCCCACTTGAAGTACTTGAAGCTATCATCAACTAAGATCAAAAAATTATGGCCTGATAAACCAGACAGGGCTATATCCTCTAATGTGCTTAACTTACAATTCTTATTTGTGAAGCGTTGCCACAATTTGGAATATCTATTCCCATCCTTTTTAGTCAAAAATTTTGAGCGGCTCCTTCTACTTAGCCTTCACAATTGCGAGAACATGGAAGAAATAATCTTTACAGATGGATTAGCAGCCACAGCAGAAGATGGGATACCTCAGATTTACTTGTTCACAAAGCTATATTTCCTGATTCTCGATGGGCTTCCAAAACTAAGGACATTCTGCCATCAAGAAAACTCAGAGACCAATACTCTCTTCAACCAAAAG GTTGCGTTTCCTAGCTTGTGCCGTTTGATAATTGCAGGCATGGGAAAGTGTAGAAAGATATGGCATGATAAACTCACTAAGGATTCATTTCATGAATTAACCATTCTTGCGGTGAAACAGTGTGACAAACTTTCAAATGTTTTACCATTTGATATGGTGGAAAGACTTGAAAAACTAGAAGCTCTGGAAATATCGGAATGTGAGTCGGTAGAAGAAATAATTGGACTCGCTGACGATCGTGGACTCAACTCAAATGAATCAATTGAGCTCAAATCAACTACCAAGTTTCTGTTTCCTAAAATAAGACAGCTGATACTTCATAAGCTACCCAAATTGAAGGGTTTGTACTCCAAGGTGCATACTACAGATTGGCCATTGTTAAAACAATTGGAGGTGTGTGAATGCAGCAAGGTGGAGACATTCGCTGGGGAGTATATCAACTTTagagaaacacaagaagagaACCACTCCGTTATCCCTGTTCAACAACCCCTATTTTGGGTCACTAAG GAAACATTCCCCAATTTAGAAGAATTGGTTTTGGCTCGGAATGGCAATATGAAGGTATGGCATGGACATGGAGCAGACCCGAAACAATATTGTCCCAAACTAAGAAAGTTTGATTGTCCCGAAACATGA